A stretch of Exiguobacterium sp. BMC-KP DNA encodes these proteins:
- a CDS encoding alpha/beta hydrolase produces the protein MRKWGIGIVLLVTCLLLYIVYDGYRIQKTLIGQSNASPILKSTSEQQVSQDETWFKQTSETQQWSKDGLVRFGRYLAASDSKQTVLLVPDEIGFSQTGAYALARYYHDADFNVLLIERRGQERSGGVRNYGWLDRLDVLEWTQRLLAENGNDTRIVYHGLGVGGATVLLATGETLPTQVRAVVAEGAYARLDDWFSLLADEQIRYPALPSLTVASMWNKGEQDFFYGDVSVTRQATKSRVPTMFIHGLKDELVPVRMMYELYQAKTGLKQLYPVRHAGHDETYTLDPDNYEKRLRLFLQPYLRDM, from the coding sequence ATGCGCAAATGGGGAATCGGCATCGTATTGCTCGTCACGTGTCTGCTACTATATATCGTCTATGATGGATACCGAATTCAGAAAACATTAATCGGTCAGTCGAATGCCTCTCCAATTTTAAAATCAACGAGCGAGCAACAAGTGAGCCAAGACGAAACATGGTTCAAACAAACGAGCGAAACACAACAATGGTCAAAAGACGGACTCGTCCGTTTCGGTCGTTATCTAGCTGCTAGCGATAGCAAACAGACGGTCCTCCTCGTACCGGACGAGATTGGATTTTCGCAGACCGGTGCCTACGCACTGGCTCGCTATTATCATGATGCTGATTTTAACGTTCTCTTGATTGAACGTCGTGGACAGGAACGAAGCGGTGGGGTCCGGAATTACGGATGGCTCGATCGACTGGATGTCTTAGAGTGGACGCAGCGACTGCTTGCTGAAAACGGGAATGATACTCGGATCGTCTATCACGGACTTGGTGTTGGCGGTGCGACTGTCTTACTCGCTACTGGTGAGACTTTACCGACACAAGTTCGCGCCGTCGTCGCTGAAGGAGCTTACGCTCGGCTTGACGACTGGTTCAGTCTACTCGCCGATGAACAGATCCGTTACCCAGCACTTCCGTCTCTAACGGTCGCGAGCATGTGGAATAAGGGCGAACAGGATTTCTTTTATGGTGATGTCTCCGTGACCCGCCAAGCAACGAAAAGTCGTGTTCCGACGATGTTTATCCACGGACTAAAGGACGAACTCGTTCCGGTCCGGATGATGTATGAACTGTATCAAGCGAAGACCGGTCTCAAACAATTGTACCCAGTTCGTCATGCCGGGCATGATGAGACGTATACACTTGATCCGGACAACTACGAAAAACGATTACGCTTATTTCTGCAGCCGTACTTGCGGGATATGTAA
- a CDS encoding PH domain-containing protein, with product MSTVQWHTLPERSIRAERLGLIPLHGLIAIILIGTTITQIMWLELTPWWMGIAALLWLIYFIPRIVYIPVLRLKYMRFRIDEEFLIVRNGIFFRREVTVPLVKVQLIDSQSGPILRRYDLITLDVRTASGFVTLARLDRAQGDELRTQVERFAKLEEREEESL from the coding sequence ATGTCTACTGTACAATGGCATACGTTGCCAGAACGATCGATCCGGGCAGAACGACTCGGATTGATTCCGCTCCATGGATTGATTGCCATCATCTTGATTGGTACGACGATCACTCAAATCATGTGGCTCGAGCTGACGCCTTGGTGGATGGGAATCGCTGCTTTGCTTTGGCTCATTTACTTCATTCCCCGTATCGTCTACATACCCGTTCTTCGTTTGAAGTATATGCGTTTTCGAATCGATGAGGAATTTCTCATCGTTCGTAACGGGATCTTTTTCCGCCGCGAAGTGACGGTGCCACTCGTGAAGGTGCAACTGATTGACAGTCAATCGGGACCGATCTTGCGGCGCTACGACTTGATCACGCTCGACGTCCGGACAGCATCCGGATTCGTCACGTTAGCTCGTCTTGACCGTGCCCAAGGGGACGAACTGCGAACACAAGTCGAACGATTCGCGAAACTTGAGGAGCGGGAGGAGGAATCGTTATGA
- a CDS encoding protein phosphatase 2C domain-containing protein: protein MHTTQISHYWVGSDEPFVDTQQINQFGRVTLGRFGGCARSGQYKNEDGAAILIGDNWEMTVVLDAHKTADSAALVLQQFAQHESRIRDDLDAPLAEAFGRIETTVLDLFQDPDFLAACTTLQGETACLIAVRKGRFIWWLSVGDVVLYLFHPELMGMGQAALNQRQFYEWIGRANTFALPVPSYTRGIRELRQGENRLFVTTDGLLECPGTPYAEPKQMEETLQSGGVAELLATIEAHGVRDSTTVVTWTVTIEETVTQPSDT from the coding sequence ATGCACACTACACAGATATCCCATTACTGGGTCGGTTCCGATGAACCATTCGTCGACACACAACAGATCAATCAGTTCGGTCGGGTGACGCTCGGGCGATTCGGTGGTTGCGCAAGGAGCGGTCAGTATAAAAACGAAGACGGGGCTGCCATTCTGATCGGAGACAACTGGGAGATGACCGTCGTTTTAGACGCCCATAAAACGGCAGATAGTGCAGCACTTGTCTTACAGCAGTTCGCCCAACATGAGTCGCGGATCCGAGATGATTTAGATGCCCCACTTGCTGAAGCATTCGGACGAATCGAGACGACCGTGTTGGATTTGTTTCAAGACCCGGATTTTTTAGCAGCCTGTACAACGTTACAAGGCGAGACAGCATGTTTGATCGCTGTTCGAAAAGGACGGTTTATCTGGTGGTTATCTGTCGGAGACGTCGTCTTGTATCTGTTTCATCCAGAGTTGATGGGTATGGGACAAGCCGCTTTGAACCAGCGACAGTTCTATGAATGGATCGGACGCGCCAACACATTTGCTTTACCGGTCCCGAGTTATACGCGTGGCATCCGCGAGTTGCGGCAAGGGGAGAACCGATTGTTCGTGACGACGGACGGTCTGCTTGAGTGCCCCGGGACACCGTATGCTGAACCAAAGCAGATGGAGGAAACTTTACAATCAGGTGGTGTCGCTGAACTGCTCGCAACAATCGAAGCACATGGCGTTCGCGACAGCACGACGGTCGTCACGTGGACGGTCACGATTGAAGAGACGGTCACTCAACCCAGTGATACATGA
- a CDS encoding PH domain-containing protein: MTRRVHPLFILMSSISIIRSLLIPFAALILNAIRKGEINTYTWIGISVGILFVILYGVASWYFYTFTIDAETIRVRKGIFQKSERTTQRKRIESIGIQQNVIERLLRLATLTVETSSESGTPEVELKGIQLDFAKELKSSIKNDGSVVAKEESEEIAYTIPVRDLALAGALSGRVGLALVGIGTAYQFIDQFIERYVDRLFSELAHLSLVVLSGLGILVLLVIYIGSIIVYILKYGSYRAVLQHNRLLIGYGMLNRTEVAFHADKIQALVIQESWIQRLIGRASLSLHIISATGEKERLLLHPFIRTNEIDGFLATYLPRFRQFRPQYEVAPIGFRYRVRWPLLGYALLFTALSSVVIIVLDSSWRFLILLLFIWLPFYYLAVRSGYRKTRFGTAHDLLMLRKQWVQKETVYTPRLKIEELTWSVSRWLEAKEIARIQIQLRGNTAFNALYFERTDIDTLQRWYKQSFLSKSLAGEAETDDE; the protein is encoded by the coding sequence ATGACACGGCGCGTCCATCCGCTGTTCATTTTGATGTCGAGCATCTCGATCATCCGTTCACTCCTGATTCCGTTTGCCGCCTTGATTTTAAATGCGATCCGTAAAGGGGAGATCAATACCTACACGTGGATTGGCATCAGTGTTGGGATTTTGTTCGTCATCCTCTACGGGGTCGCTTCTTGGTATTTTTATACGTTTACGATTGATGCTGAGACGATTCGTGTCCGCAAAGGCATTTTTCAAAAAAGTGAACGGACGACGCAACGCAAACGCATCGAGTCAATCGGGATTCAGCAAAACGTCATCGAACGACTGCTGCGTCTCGCGACGTTGACGGTCGAGACGTCGTCCGAGAGTGGAACTCCGGAAGTCGAGCTGAAAGGAATCCAGCTCGATTTTGCGAAGGAGCTGAAGTCGTCGATTAAAAACGATGGATCCGTCGTCGCTAAGGAAGAATCTGAAGAAATCGCCTATACGATTCCTGTTCGTGATTTAGCCTTGGCAGGTGCCTTATCAGGACGCGTCGGACTGGCACTCGTTGGGATCGGTACTGCTTATCAGTTCATCGACCAATTCATCGAACGATATGTCGACCGACTGTTCTCGGAACTCGCCCATTTGTCATTAGTCGTTTTAAGTGGGCTCGGCATTCTTGTTCTCCTCGTCATCTACATCGGCTCGATCATCGTCTATATTTTGAAATACGGCTCATACCGCGCTGTCTTGCAACACAATCGCTTGTTGATCGGCTACGGGATGTTGAACCGGACCGAAGTCGCATTTCACGCTGATAAGATTCAAGCCCTCGTCATTCAAGAAAGCTGGATTCAGCGTTTGATTGGTCGAGCGAGTCTATCCTTACACATCATCTCAGCGACCGGGGAGAAGGAGCGTCTGTTGCTCCATCCATTCATCCGAACGAACGAGATCGATGGATTCCTTGCGACATACCTACCGCGCTTTCGCCAATTCAGACCTCAGTACGAGGTCGCACCGATCGGCTTCCGTTACCGGGTCCGTTGGCCGTTGCTCGGTTATGCGCTTCTGTTTACTGCACTGAGCAGTGTCGTGATCATTGTCCTTGATTCCTCGTGGCGCTTCTTGATCTTGCTACTGTTCATCTGGTTACCGTTCTATTATTTGGCAGTGCGGAGCGGCTACCGAAAGACACGGTTTGGAACCGCACACGATCTCTTGATGTTACGCAAACAATGGGTACAAAAAGAGACGGTGTATACGCCACGACTGAAGATTGAGGAATTAACCTGGTCTGTCTCCCGCTGGCTCGAAGCAAAAGAGATTGCCCGAATTCAGATTCAACTACGAGGCAATACGGCGTTTAATGCCCTCTATTTCGAACGAACGGATATTGACACCTTACAACGGTGGTATAAACAATCGTTCCTTTCGAAGTCGTTAGCAGGGGAAGCTGAAACCGACGACGAATAA
- a CDS encoding organic hydroperoxide resistance protein, whose translation MKPMFTSSATAVGGRDGRVVSEDGILDVALAMPVPGSKKQATNPEQLFAAGYSACFDSALNMVARKQGIKHDGSEVTAHVTLNEAADGFMLSVELDVLVRGISEEAAAELAKVAHTVCPYSRATAGNIQVDVYTRTTDAE comes from the coding sequence ATGAAACCAATGTTCACATCATCTGCAACAGCTGTCGGAGGTCGCGACGGACGCGTCGTATCGGAGGACGGAATTCTTGACGTCGCTCTTGCAATGCCGGTACCAGGATCGAAAAAACAAGCGACGAACCCAGAGCAACTCTTTGCTGCAGGATACTCTGCATGTTTCGACTCTGCTTTAAACATGGTCGCTCGTAAACAAGGCATCAAACATGACGGTAGTGAAGTTACAGCGCACGTTACATTAAACGAAGCAGCTGACGGATTCATGCTTTCAGTCGAACTTGACGTTCTCGTCCGCGGAATCTCGGAAGAAGCGGCTGCTGAACTCGCGAAAGTCGCGCATACGGTCTGCCCTTACTCACGTGCGACTGCTGGAAACATCCAAGTCGATGTCTATACACGTACGACTGACGCAGAATAA
- a CDS encoding MarR family winged helix-turn-helix transcriptional regulator, with protein sequence MNPLALDEQLCFPFYAISREITRRYRPLLEPLGLTYPQYLVMLVVWEEEGQSLKAIGERLHLDSGTLTPLLKKLEAAELLRRVRKPEDERHIQIFLTDAGRALRKQAESVPLDLVRTLDVDEEDLQVVKAALNRLVMKMSDPD encoded by the coding sequence ATGAACCCGTTAGCCTTAGATGAACAACTCTGTTTTCCGTTTTATGCGATTTCGCGCGAGATCACGCGTCGATACCGACCGTTACTTGAGCCACTCGGTCTGACGTACCCACAATATCTCGTCATGCTCGTCGTCTGGGAAGAAGAGGGGCAGTCGCTTAAAGCAATCGGTGAACGGCTCCATCTCGATTCCGGTACATTGACACCACTCCTAAAAAAACTCGAAGCCGCTGAGTTGCTACGACGGGTTCGAAAACCGGAAGACGAACGTCATATCCAAATCTTTTTGACGGATGCCGGTCGCGCGTTACGAAAACAAGCTGAGAGCGTTCCGCTTGATCTCGTCCGGACACTTGATGTCGACGAAGAAGACTTACAAGTCGTCAAAGCGGCACTCAATCGTCTCGTCATGAAAATGAGCGACCCGGATTAA